The Hemitrygon akajei chromosome 23, sHemAka1.3, whole genome shotgun sequence genome includes a window with the following:
- the LOC140715020 gene encoding cholesterol 25-hydroxylase-like protein — protein MPNRTAVVPPLGFGMCLKLEEARRIKNEPCSDSDANAADAGLPPNNSIACLDSLLYADLFEHYATGDISIENTSRLRTYKHLSSSLGSINYNILQNCLAQTLYNHILYIFPLSVAHWYWRPVDLPLAAPELPKVLLDVAACLLIFDFQYFVWHLLHYNVPWLYRTFHKVHHKYTATFALTTDHSGAWENLSLAFIAALSPAILNCHPLTSYLFFIVNIWLSVEDHSGYDFPWSTHRLVPFGLYGGAPYHDLHHMKFKTNFAPYFTHWDRLLGTYSTLHKKSQ, from the exons ATGCCCAACCGCACGGCTGTGGTGCCTCCTTTAGGATTTGGTATGTGTCTGAAACTGGAGGAAGCACGGAGAATCAAAAACGAACCTTGCAGTGAT AGTGACGCAAATGCTGCTGATGCTGGACTGCCTCCCAACAATAGTATCGCCTGCTTGGATTCTCTTCTTTATGCGGACCTGTTTGAACACTACGCAACCGGCGATATTTCTATAGAGAACACTTCTCGGTTacggacatacaaacatctctccAGCAGTTTGGGTTCCATTAATTATAACATTCTCCAAAACTGCCTGGCACAGACCCTGTACAACCACATTCTGTACATCTTCCCGCTGTCGGTGGCGCACTGGTACTGGCGCCCGGTGGACCTCCCGCTCGCTGCGCCTGAGCTGCCCAAGGTGCTTTTGGACGTTGCTGCCTGCCTCCTTATTTTCGACTTCCAGTACTTCGTCTGGCATCTCCTCCATTACAATGTGCCCTGGCTCTACCGAACATTCCACAAAGTTCACCACAAGTACACGGCCACCTTCGCTCTTACAACCGACCACTCGGGTGCCTGGGAGAACCTCTCGCTGGCATTCATCGCCGCTCTCAGCCCAGCCATCCTGAACTGCCATCCTCTCACCAGCTACCTCTTCTTTATCGTCAATATCTGGCTGTCGGTAGAGGACCACTCGGGCTACGATTTCCCCTGGTCCACGCACAGGCTGGTGCCCTTTGGACTGTACGGAGGGGCTCCTTACCATGATCTACATCACATGAAGTTCAAAACCAACTTTGCTCCCTACTTCACGCACTGGGACAGGCTCCTGGGAACCTATTCCACACTACATAAAAAGTCCCAGTGA